The DNA window GCAAAAGGCGATGTCGTGGGAATTCATCAAGTTCCTGACCACCCGCCAGGATACGCAACTGGCCTCGTTCCGTTCGATCGACGCATTCCCCGCACTGCTCTCCGCGCAGAACGACGGTTTCTTCGCCGAGCCGGTTGCGTTCCTCGGCAACGAAAAGGCCCGTCTGATCTGGCGCGATGCAGCGTCGCACATTCCGGCAATCCAGCGCAGCAAGTATGACCAGGTGGCGGAAGAAGCCGTCCACTCCGCGCTCGACAAGGTGGTCGACGACAACGAGGACGTCGACACGGCACTGAAGGAAGCGCAAGACCAGATCACGCACCGCATTCGCCGTTGATGAAACACCACGGCGTGCTGTCATGCAGCGTCGCCGTGGCTGAAGTTTGCACTAGCGTGGCCGGCGATGCCTGCCGGCCACGCCCGACTGGACGGAACTACTGATGAGCTTGTCACTGCCCACACCCGAGCCGGGCGCCCATGAAGGGCGCGTGAGCGACGTGCGGCCGCCGCTCGCGGCGCCGCGCAGAAAATCGCTGGTCAATCCAGTGAAGGTCGCGCCTTATCTGTTTGTCGCGCCGTTCTTTCTGTTGTTCGCGTTGTTCATCGCGTTTCCGCTGCTGTTCTCGCTGTACCTGTCGTTCCAGAGCTGGGACGCAACAGCGGGGCTCGCCAGCATGAAGTGGGTGGGCCTGTCGAACTTCATGTTCACGCTGACCGACCCGTGGTACTGGAAGTCGCTGTACAACACGGCGTACATGGCGATCGCGTCGGGTCTGCCGCAACATCTGATTGCATTGCCGCTCGCGTTTTTCCTGCAGACCGCATTCCGGCGCTGGCGCAATTTCGTCGTCGGGCTGTATTTTCTGCCGTTCATCACGTCGAGTGTGGCGATTGCGTTGATCTTCTCGTCGCTGTATTCGACCGACTTCGGCATGATCAATCTCGCTATTGCCGAGATCGGCAAATTGCCGGGGCTTCACTGGATCGTGCCCGCGCATCGCATCGAGTGGCTGTATAACCCGGCCAACGTCAAACCGGCGGTGTCGGTGGTGATCTTCTGGCGTTATGTCGGCTGGAATACGGTGCTTTATCTGTCGGCGCTGCAAACCATTCCGAAGGATCTCTACGAGGCCGCGAAAATCGACGGCGCGAACGGCTGGCAACAGTTCACGCGCATCACGATTCCGCTGATCAAGCCGATGATTTTCTTCGCGGTGACGCTCTCCATTATCGGCGGCCTGCAACTGTTTGAAGAGCCGTTCATCCTGCTGCCGAATGAAGGCATGGGCACGAGTCAGTCGGGTCTGACGACGGCGGTCTACATGTACCGCACGGCATTTCACGACGGCGACTTCGGTACGGCGAGTTCGATTGCGTGGCTGCTGTTCATCACCATTGCCGCGCTGATGTGGCTCAACACACGCATCTTTCACCGCAGCGGCATGAACGAGGAGGGACAGCGATGAAACTGTCGCAACTGTCGAATAACAAGGCCCGCTATACCGGCTACGCGATCGTGCTGGCGGGCGCGGTGCTGATGTTCTCGCCGTTCTATTTCATGTTCGTCTTCGCGACGCACACGAGTTCGGAAATCTTCTCGATGCCGCCGCCGTTGTGGTTCGGCAGCGCGTTTCTGGACAACATGGCGTCGCTGATGCGGCATATCCCGTTCTGGCGCAACCTCGGCTGGAGCTTCTACACAGCGACGATGCAAACGGTGCTGACGCTGCTGGTCACATCGATGGCGGGCTACGCATTCGCGATGTACGAGTTCCGTTTCAAGAAGGCGCTGTTCGCGGTCGCATTGACGGCGATGCTGGTGCCGCCGTTCCTCGGCATGATTCCGACCTTCATGACGATGAACCTGCTGGGCTGGATCAACGAGCCGCGCGCGCTGTATGTGCCCGGCGCGGCCGCCGCGCTCGGCGTGTTCCTGATGCGTCAGTACGTGGCGTCGGCGATTCCGTCGGAATTGATCGAGGCGGCGCGTATCGACGGATGCGGCGAATTCCGCATTTACTGGAGCGTGGTGCTGCCGCTGCTCGGACCGGCACTCGGCACGCTCGGCCTGATCAGCTTCATTCAGGCATGGAACAACTTTTTGTCGGCGCTCGTCGTGCTGCGCTCGCCGTCGATGTACACGCTGCCGCTCGCGCTGCGTATCTTGCAGAGCCCGACCAATTCGGACTGGGGCGCGGTGATGGCGGGCTCGGCGGTCGCCGTGATACCGCTGCTCGTGCTGTTCGCTTTCACGTCGCGCCGACTGATCGACGGTCTGACGACCGGTGCGGTCAAGGCCTGATCCCGTTTCTCCCGATTAACGACTAACGACTCACTTTTGACCCTCACGGGCATGACCATTCAGGGCAACATTATTTATGTCGACATACCGGTTTAAAGAAGACTTCGTCTGGGGCGTAGCGACCAGTTCGTATCAGATCGAAGGTGCAGCGAACGAAGACGGCCGCGGCGCGTCGATCTGGGACACCTTCTGCAAGGTGCCGGGCAAAGTGGTGAGAGGCGAGAACGGCGACGTTGCCTGCGATCACTACCATCGTCTGGAGCAGGATCTCGACATGATGGCCGAACTGGGCCTGCAGGCGTATCGCTTTTCGATCGCGTGGCCGCGCGTGCAGCCGGACGGCCGTGGCGCATTCAACGAGAAGGGACTGGACTTTTACGAGCGTCTCGTCGACGGTCTGCTGAAGCGCAATATCCAGCCGTTCGCGACGCTGTATCACTGGGACCTGCCGCAAGCATTGCAGGACTCGCAAAACGGTTGGGAAAACCGCGACACCGCCTATCGTTTCGCAGACTACGCAAGCAAGATCGGCAGCGTGCTGGGCGACCGTCTGGCGTCCATCGCCACGCATAACGAGCCGTGGTGTACCGCGTGGCTCGGCAACGTGACCGGCTATTTCGCGCCGGGCAACGAGAGCCTGAAGAAAGCGGCCCATGTCGCGCACCACCTGCTGCTGTCGCATGGTCTCGCGTTGCAGGCGTTGCGCGCCGACGGCGTGAAGGTGCCGCTCGGCATCGTGCTGAACCAGTCGTCGTCGGATGGCGCGACCGATTCGCCTGAAGACCAGGCCGCCGCGTCGCTCGAATACGAGAAGTTCGTGAGCTGGTACATGGACCCGCTGTTCAAAGGCCGTTATCCGGCGCAAGCGCTTGCGTGGTACGGCGAGAACGGCCCGCAAGAGGTGATCCGCGACGGTGACTTCGACATCATCGGCACGCCGATGGACTTTCTCGGCGTGAACTACTACACGCGCATTTTCGCGAGCGCGTCGGGTCCGAAGCGTCCGCCGGGCGTGCTCGGCTTTACCGACATGGACTGGGAAATCTATCCGCAAGGCCTGACGGAACTGCTGACGAAGCTGAACGCCGACTATCACCTGCCGCCGATCTACATCACCGAAAACGGCTGTGCCGCGAAAGACGTGCTCGATAACGGTCGCGTGCGCGATACCGACCGCATCAGCTTTTTCGACCTGCATCTGTCGGCGTTGTCGGATGCGGCGAAGAAGGGCGTGGACGTCGCCGGTTATTTCGCGTGGAGCCTGATGGACAACTTCGAATGGGCGTCGGGTTACGACAAGCGCTTCGGCATGGTGTACGTCGATTATGCAACCCAGCAGCGCACGCCGAAAGACAGCGCGCTCTGGTATCGCGACGTGATTGCGCAGCACGCGGGCGTGGCGGCGTCGCGCTAACGCGGATTCATCGGCATCGCACGCAACCCGCGCGACGCGGCAGAACGTGGCGGCGCGCCACGTCGCGCGGGACAGCAGGTATCGGGCATCAGGATTCAGGTTTCAGGAGAAGCTAGAAATGGGCGAACTCGTATTGCGTAACGTCGCGAAGACGTATGGTGAAGGACCACAGGTCATTCAGGGCATCGACCTTCATATTCCGGATGGTCAGTTCACGGTATTCGTCGGGCCGTCGGGATGCGGCAAGTCGACCATGCTGCGCATGATCGCCGGACTCGAATCGGTGAGCGGCGGTGACATTCTGATCGACGGCGTACGGGTCAACGACCTGCAACCCGCGGACCGTGGCATCTCGATGGTGTTCCAGAGTTACGCGTTATATCCGCACATGACGGTCGCGGAAAACATGGGTTTTTCGCTGAAGCTGTCGGGCAAATCGAAGCGCGAAGTGAGCGACGCGGTGGGGCGTGCCGCCGAGATTCTGCAGATTACCCATCTGCTCGACCGCAAGCCGAAGGCGCTCTCGGGCGGCCAGCGTCAGCGCGTCGCGATCGGCCGCGCGATCGTGCGCAAGCCGCGCGTATTTCTGTTCGACGAACCGCTGTCGAATCTCGACGCCGCGCTACGTGTGCAGATGCGGATCGAACTTGCGAAGCTGCACCGCGAACTCGGCACGACGATGATCTACGTCACGCACGACCAGGTCGAGGCGATGACGCTCGGCCAGAAGATCGTCGTGTTCAACAAAGGACATATCGAGCAGATCGGCGCGCCGCTCGACCTGTACGACCGGCCGGCGAACCGCTTTGTCGGTGGCTTTATCGGCTCGCCGCAAATGAACATGCTGCCCGCCACGCTCGTGTCGCAGAGCGAATCGCAAACGGTGGTCACGCTGACCGGCGGCAGTGACCAGATCGTCTTGCCGGGCCGCCCGGATCGCGCGATTGCCGGTGAGCTGACGCTCGGCGTGCGCCCTGAGTACCTCGGCGTCGGCGCGCCGGGTGAAGGGCTTCCTGCTCGCGTGGAACTGGTCGAGCACCTGGGTGACGTGTCGCTTCTGCACGCGCAACTCGACGGCGTGGGCAAGCCCATTTCGCTGAAGCTCGACAAGAAGGACGCTCAGCACGCTGTCGGCGCGCACGTCGGCATCAAGGTGGCGGCGGCGTCGGTCACGCTCTTCGATGCGAAAGGCGCTGCGGTGGCATTTGAACATCGTGAAGTGGGAGAGCGGGCGCAGGCCGTCGCCTGACGACTCGTCGGGAACCCGGCCGTCGCGCACGACGGTTGCGGCTCAAAAAATAGTAGACGTATGAATTGCCTGGGTGGAGAGCGAAATGGAAAAGAGGGTATCGAAAGCCATTTTCAAGTCGAGAGCATGCGAACTGTTCAGGCACGTGGAAATGATGGGCGAAACCGTGGTCGTCACCGATCGCGGACAACCCACCATCGAAATCAGGCCATACCGCAGCAAGGACGAAAATCCGCTTGAACTGCTGCGCGCGTCGATCGTGCATTTCGATGCCCATCACGCGTCGCAGCCGGACCCGTTGGAAACGGAAAGCCAGTAACAGCGTGCAATATTTTCACGGCATTCCGGGGCTCATTTTTATATGCGAATCGCATTATTAAAACGGACGATTCTGGTGTCATATGTGCATGCAATGAACGAATCCCCAATGGGACTTTCACGGCGTGGCAGATTCGGCGCAATCCCATGACCAGTAAGCGTGAAAAGGGTTCAGGAGACCAGGTAAACTCCGCATGGCGGCGATACTTGCACGACATTAACATCATTTAACGTTAGGGATAACGTTAGACAGATTCTGTGCTTATTCGACTATCCACGGCGAGGACAAATATCGACCGTATCGGAGCGTTTTCTGATCGATAGAAACCGGCGCAAGGACCGGTTTGGGGCGGCTTCATCGTGTTTGTTGCTGATGAAGCGCGTAGTGGCGTTGAGCTGATGCTTGAGGCGAGCCTACATCGTAATCATGTTCGCCGGCGAGAGCCATAAGCATTGGAAAGTATTGGAAGTCTGAGAGAGCTTCTGGAAGTTGCTGGGCAAGATTGATAAAGAATATCGGGCCGCGAACCGTAAGTCAGGGCGGTGGTCCCGATTCATAAAAATAGCCGTACCAATAGGTTGGGTGGAGATCGCAATGGAAAAGAGAGTATCGAAGGCCATTTTCAAGTCGCGCGCATGCGAACTGTTCCGGCAAGTGGAAATGCTGGGTGAAACCGTGGTCGTCACCGACCGGGGACAACCCACCATTGAAATCCGGCCCTACCGGAGCAAGCAGGAAAATCCGCTCGAACTGCTGCGCGCGTCGATCGTACACATCAATATGAAACACCCGGCTGTTCCAACGGCGTTGGAACAGGAAGAGCGATGATCACGCTCGACACGCTTGCGCTGGTGTGTTGGCTAGGCAGGCAGAAGGCGTTGAGTCAGGCGGCACACGATGCAATCGATCGCGAACTGAACGGCGGCGAAATCCTCATCTCGGCGATTAGCGCGCTTGAAATCGCGGAGTTCGTGAAAGATGGCCGGCTCGGGTTGTCGATGGACGCCCGTAGTTGGCTGTCCACGTTTGCGTCGATGGAAGGCGTGCGGATGGTCCCGGTCGACACCGAGATCGCGATTCGCGCGGCCACGTTGCCGCCCGCGTTGACGTCGCATCAGAGATTGATCGTCGCCACCGCGCGCACTTTCGGCGGGGCGCTCGTCACCTCGGATGCCAAGGTGCGCGCCTCCACTTACGTAGAAACAATCTGGTAATGCGCGCGGCTCTACTTCGTCCGGACCTGGCCGGTGGAGTCGCGCACGACAAGTTCCGCCGGCAGCGTGATGCGTTGCGAAGCGGCGCCGATCCCGGCGATCTGCGCGAGCAACGTATTGACGGCGGAACGCGCCATTTGCTGGAACGGCTGGCGGATCGTGGTGAGCGCCGGATGAAATTGCTCCGACATCGGGATGTCGTCGAAGCCGATCACCGAGATGTCGTCCGGCACGCGCAGGCCCGCTTCCCGAATCGCAGCGATCACGCCGAACGCGCTCTGGTCATTCGCCGTGAAGATCGCGGTGGGCGGATCGGCGAGATTGAGCAGATCGAATGTGACGTCGAACGCCATCATTTGCGACAGATCGCCTTCGGCGACGAGCGCATCTTCGCGCGGCAAGCCGAGCCGGGCCAACGTGTCCTGGTACCCGCGCTGCCGGTCGCGCACGCCTTCAATCGTCTCATTGCCCGCGAGAAACGCGATCCGTTTGTGACCGAGTTCCGCGAGATGCTCGACTGCGAGGCGGGCGCCGCCGTAATTGTCGACGGAAACCGACGGGAAATCGGTCAGCGTGCTGCCGCGTTGATCGACGACGACCACCGGCACCTTCGCATTAGCCAGCGCTTCGAGGCACAACGACTCGCGCGGCAGAATCGCGAGGATGCCGTCCGAGAACTGCTGGATCAGCCCGAGCAGATCGTGATGCGGATGACGGTCTTCGTCGAACACGGTGTAGACCAGAATCTCGCAGCCCGCACCGCGTGCCGCACGGCCCGCGCCGAGAATCAGTTCGCTGGAAAACTGCGTGTCGAGCGTCGGCGTGATGATGCCGATGATGCCGTTGCGGCCACCCGACAGCTTTTGCGCGGTGCGGTTGACGACATAGCCGATGTCCGACGCGATGCGGATGATTTCGTCGCGCGTTTCGCGCGACACGCCGGGACGGCCGTTCAGTGCGCGCGAAGCGGTCATTTGCGACACGCCAGCGAGCTTGGCAACGTGCTCGAGCGTAGGGGTCTGCTTTGCCATGCGTGACGAGGGGGTCCGGGTGGTCATGTCGAAATCGA is part of the Paraburkholderia fungorum genome and encodes:
- a CDS encoding GH1 family beta-glucosidase, which encodes MSTYRFKEDFVWGVATSSYQIEGAANEDGRGASIWDTFCKVPGKVVRGENGDVACDHYHRLEQDLDMMAELGLQAYRFSIAWPRVQPDGRGAFNEKGLDFYERLVDGLLKRNIQPFATLYHWDLPQALQDSQNGWENRDTAYRFADYASKIGSVLGDRLASIATHNEPWCTAWLGNVTGYFAPGNESLKKAAHVAHHLLLSHGLALQALRADGVKVPLGIVLNQSSSDGATDSPEDQAAASLEYEKFVSWYMDPLFKGRYPAQALAWYGENGPQEVIRDGDFDIIGTPMDFLGVNYYTRIFASASGPKRPPGVLGFTDMDWEIYPQGLTELLTKLNADYHLPPIYITENGCAAKDVLDNGRVRDTDRISFFDLHLSALSDAAKKGVDVAGYFAWSLMDNFEWASGYDKRFGMVYVDYATQQRTPKDSALWYRDVIAQHAGVAASR
- a CDS encoding ABC transporter ATP-binding protein, yielding MGELVLRNVAKTYGEGPQVIQGIDLHIPDGQFTVFVGPSGCGKSTMLRMIAGLESVSGGDILIDGVRVNDLQPADRGISMVFQSYALYPHMTVAENMGFSLKLSGKSKREVSDAVGRAAEILQITHLLDRKPKALSGGQRQRVAIGRAIVRKPRVFLFDEPLSNLDAALRVQMRIELAKLHRELGTTMIYVTHDQVEAMTLGQKIVVFNKGHIEQIGAPLDLYDRPANRFVGGFIGSPQMNMLPATLVSQSESQTVVTLTGGSDQIVLPGRPDRAIAGELTLGVRPEYLGVGAPGEGLPARVELVEHLGDVSLLHAQLDGVGKPISLKLDKKDAQHAVGAHVGIKVAAASVTLFDAKGAAVAFEHREVGERAQAVA
- a CDS encoding type II toxin-antitoxin system Phd/YefM family antitoxin, with the protein product MEKRVSKAIFKSRACELFRHVEMMGETVVVTDRGQPTIEIRPYRSKDENPLELLRASIVHFDAHHASQPDPLETESQ
- a CDS encoding carbohydrate ABC transporter permease, with product MSLSLPTPEPGAHEGRVSDVRPPLAAPRRKSLVNPVKVAPYLFVAPFFLLFALFIAFPLLFSLYLSFQSWDATAGLASMKWVGLSNFMFTLTDPWYWKSLYNTAYMAIASGLPQHLIALPLAFFLQTAFRRWRNFVVGLYFLPFITSSVAIALIFSSLYSTDFGMINLAIAEIGKLPGLHWIVPAHRIEWLYNPANVKPAVSVVIFWRYVGWNTVLYLSALQTIPKDLYEAAKIDGANGWQQFTRITIPLIKPMIFFAVTLSIIGGLQLFEEPFILLPNEGMGTSQSGLTTAVYMYRTAFHDGDFGTASSIAWLLFITIAALMWLNTRIFHRSGMNEEGQR
- a CDS encoding type II toxin-antitoxin system Phd/YefM family antitoxin codes for the protein MEKRVSKAIFKSRACELFRQVEMLGETVVVTDRGQPTIEIRPYRSKQENPLELLRASIVHINMKHPAVPTALEQEER
- a CDS encoding type II toxin-antitoxin system VapC family toxin; protein product: MITLDTLALVCWLGRQKALSQAAHDAIDRELNGGEILISAISALEIAEFVKDGRLGLSMDARSWLSTFASMEGVRMVPVDTEIAIRAATLPPALTSHQRLIVATARTFGGALVTSDAKVRASTYVETIW
- a CDS encoding carbohydrate ABC transporter permease; translation: MKLSQLSNNKARYTGYAIVLAGAVLMFSPFYFMFVFATHTSSEIFSMPPPLWFGSAFLDNMASLMRHIPFWRNLGWSFYTATMQTVLTLLVTSMAGYAFAMYEFRFKKALFAVALTAMLVPPFLGMIPTFMTMNLLGWINEPRALYVPGAAAALGVFLMRQYVASAIPSELIEAARIDGCGEFRIYWSVVLPLLGPALGTLGLISFIQAWNNFLSALVVLRSPSMYTLPLALRILQSPTNSDWGAVMAGSAVAVIPLLVLFAFTSRRLIDGLTTGAVKA
- a CDS encoding LacI family DNA-binding transcriptional regulator, with the protein product MTTRTPSSRMAKQTPTLEHVAKLAGVSQMTASRALNGRPGVSRETRDEIIRIASDIGYVVNRTAQKLSGGRNGIIGIITPTLDTQFSSELILGAGRAARGAGCEILVYTVFDEDRHPHHDLLGLIQQFSDGILAILPRESLCLEALANAKVPVVVVDQRGSTLTDFPSVSVDNYGGARLAVEHLAELGHKRIAFLAGNETIEGVRDRQRGYQDTLARLGLPREDALVAEGDLSQMMAFDVTFDLLNLADPPTAIFTANDQSAFGVIAAIREAGLRVPDDISVIGFDDIPMSEQFHPALTTIRQPFQQMARSAVNTLLAQIAGIGAASQRITLPAELVVRDSTGQVRTK